From Streptomyces asiaticus, one genomic window encodes:
- a CDS encoding amino acid deaminase/aldolase has protein sequence MSAAAADRARYDRATAHLEAPVAIVDLGAFDDNARDLVRRAGGKPIRVASKSVRCRALLERVLARDGFAGIMSFTLPESLWLAREGFDDVLLAYPSADRNGFATLTGDPKLAEAVTVMVDDVSQLDLIDSVRAGTEEVRVCLELDTSLRMLGGRVRVGALRSPLRAPEQLAALARAIADRPGFRLVGLMAYEGHVAGVGDAVPGSPLRSRAIRLMQSVARRELAARRAAAVRAVRAVADLEFVNGGGTGSVQHTAAEDAVTEIAAGSGLYQPRLFDHYTSFRGRPAALFAQPVVRRPGVGVVTVLGGGYPASGAAGPDRLPVPYLPEGLVYDSMEGPGEVQTPLLGTAADDLLIGDKVWFRHAKAGELCERFDTLRLIEGDRVVAEVPTYRGEGRTFL, from the coding sequence GACAACGCACGGGATCTGGTCCGCCGGGCGGGAGGCAAACCGATCCGTGTCGCCAGCAAATCGGTGCGCTGCCGCGCGCTGTTGGAGCGGGTGCTGGCGCGCGACGGCTTCGCGGGGATCATGAGCTTCACGCTCCCGGAGTCGCTGTGGCTGGCGCGCGAGGGGTTCGACGACGTGCTGCTCGCCTACCCCTCCGCCGACCGGAACGGCTTCGCCACCCTGACCGGCGACCCCAAGCTGGCCGAGGCCGTGACCGTCATGGTGGACGACGTCTCCCAGCTCGATCTGATCGACAGCGTTCGCGCCGGGACCGAAGAGGTCCGGGTCTGCCTGGAATTGGACACCTCGCTGCGGATGCTCGGCGGGCGGGTGCGGGTCGGGGCGCTGCGCTCACCGCTGCGCGCACCGGAGCAACTGGCCGCGCTGGCGCGGGCGATCGCCGACCGCCCCGGCTTCCGGCTGGTCGGGCTGATGGCGTACGAGGGACATGTGGCGGGCGTGGGCGACGCGGTGCCCGGGAGCCCGCTGCGCTCGCGCGCCATCCGGCTGATGCAGTCCGTGGCGCGCCGGGAGCTCGCGGCGCGCCGGGCCGCGGCCGTACGAGCGGTGCGGGCGGTGGCGGACCTGGAGTTCGTCAACGGCGGCGGTACGGGCAGTGTGCAGCACACCGCCGCGGAGGACGCGGTGACCGAGATCGCCGCCGGGTCCGGGCTCTACCAGCCGCGGCTGTTCGACCACTACACCTCCTTCCGCGGCCGCCCGGCGGCCCTGTTCGCCCAGCCGGTGGTGCGCCGCCCCGGGGTGGGCGTGGTGACGGTGCTCGGCGGCGGCTATCCGGCGTCGGGCGCGGCGGGCCCGGACCGGCTGCCGGTGCCGTATCTGCCGGAGGGGCTGGTGTACGACTCGATGGAGGGGCCGGGCGAGGTGCAGACCCCGCTGCTGGGCACGGCCGCCGACGATCTGCTGATCGGCGACAAGGTGTGGTTCCGGCACGCCAAGGCCGGTGAGCTGTGCGAGCGGTTCGACACGCTGCGGCTGATCGAGGGGGACCGGGTGGTGGCCGAGGTGCCGACGTACCGGGGCGAGGGCAGGACGTTCCTGTGA
- a CDS encoding DUF2510 domain-containing protein, producing the protein MNTPPGWYPDPGYAGNGPAMERWWDGSAWTEYTRDASGAADPAFGPPPPPYLPGRQGGHGHSRGRGPRIAALSVAVGVVVAAIVGGIVLLGSGGDGGGNAQTGPAPSTSAPDDGGDPAPDLPTPDNPSEGPTESPSAPPSHDPDTAPDQGNGISLPVLSGWQAGRSSSGGAGVTTSRYPCPGDPSTDCVRGGAFSRTAEGYKATSAKGIAEEDIAQNAEESYGTDQDTDRKAYGGITSHKQLKASAVEVAGEKGYLVRWKVVTKKGDDGIVQSVAFPSPTMPDTMVVVRFGFDESDKAPPLSDMDKIVKGIEALAGDGRSI; encoded by the coding sequence ATGAACACGCCCCCCGGCTGGTACCCCGATCCCGGCTACGCAGGTAACGGCCCCGCCATGGAACGGTGGTGGGACGGCTCGGCCTGGACCGAGTACACCCGTGATGCCTCGGGCGCCGCGGACCCGGCCTTCGGCCCGCCGCCGCCCCCCTACCTGCCGGGGCGGCAGGGGGGACACGGCCACAGCCGGGGGCGGGGCCCGAGAATCGCGGCGCTCTCCGTCGCCGTGGGCGTCGTCGTCGCCGCGATCGTCGGTGGCATCGTGCTGCTGGGCAGCGGCGGCGACGGCGGTGGGAACGCCCAGACCGGGCCCGCCCCCAGCACCTCCGCGCCGGACGACGGCGGCGACCCGGCCCCGGACCTCCCCACCCCGGACAACCCCTCGGAGGGGCCCACCGAGAGCCCCAGCGCACCGCCCAGCCACGACCCGGACACCGCCCCGGACCAGGGCAACGGCATCAGCCTGCCGGTGCTCTCCGGCTGGCAGGCCGGGCGCAGCAGCTCCGGCGGCGCGGGCGTCACCACCTCCCGCTACCCCTGCCCGGGCGACCCGTCCACCGACTGTGTGCGCGGCGGCGCCTTCTCCCGGACCGCCGAGGGCTACAAGGCCACCTCCGCCAAGGGCATAGCCGAGGAGGACATCGCGCAGAACGCCGAGGAGTCCTACGGCACGGACCAGGACACCGACCGCAAGGCGTACGGCGGGATCACCTCCCACAAGCAGCTGAAGGCGTCGGCGGTCGAGGTCGCGGGCGAGAAGGGCTATCTGGTCCGCTGGAAGGTGGTGACGAAGAAGGGCGACGACGGCATCGTGCAGTCGGTGGCGTTCCCCTCGCCCACCATGCCGGACACGATGGTCGTGGTGCGCTTCGGGTTCGACGAGAGCGACAAGGCGCCGCCGCTCAGCGACATGGACAAGATCGTCAAGGGTATCGAGGCGCTGGCGGGCGACGGCCGGTCGATCTAG